The Streptomyces sp. NBC_01275 genome has a segment encoding these proteins:
- a CDS encoding MMPL family transporter, producing MTEVKIPSRGGRWTRLVTSRPRLSLLAALVLTVLAVLAGSGVADRLGSGGWEDPDAQSTYATKALEREFPDSQPNLLLLVDSGAASVDAPAVAAEANRLAARLADEKGVVGVGSYWQSRSPALRAEDGHEALIAARITGDEKAMGETLDRIAPTLRGTHGPVEVRIGGIVAVRHEMQTIIQEDLTRAEMIALPITLVLLVMVFGSAIAALLPLGIGIVAILGTNAVLRGLTEFTDVSVFAMNLTTALGLGLAVDYALFIVRRFREELATGAEPPAAIAATLRTAGRTVLFSALTVAVSLAAMLVFPQYFLRSFAYAGMAVVLLAAAAALILLPAALVLLGDRVNSLDLRKAFRRGGRSADGRPSGQEGGKGWTRTASLVMRRAPFFALGTTAVLVLLGLPFLGVRFGTADDRQLPSSAESHVVQQHIRDGFPGSPGGGLEVLAEGRATQAQYTAYKERIAALPEVARVDGPLVNGDSAYFTVQPKGESVDDAAQRLVGDLRAAQAPFDTKVTGTAAVLVDSKHAIGSQLPWAAAFIAIVTLLLVFLLTGSVVIPLQAVLLNALSLTAMFGAVVWVFQDGHLSGLLGFTSPGSIETTLPVLMFCVAFGLSMDYGVFLLSRIKEEYDRTGDHERAVRLGLQRTGGLITAAAVILAVVMVAIGTSRVTNTKMLGLGIALAVLMDAMVVRSLLVPAVMRLTGEATWWAPAPLRRFHQRFGLSEGESTPVPREERDRDREDRDQGDRDTVGASS from the coding sequence ATGACCGAAGTCAAGATCCCGTCCCGCGGCGGACGCTGGACCCGCCTCGTGACCTCCCGCCCTCGGTTGTCGCTCCTCGCGGCCCTGGTGCTCACCGTGCTCGCGGTGCTGGCCGGCAGCGGGGTGGCCGACCGACTGGGCAGCGGCGGCTGGGAGGACCCGGACGCCCAGTCCACGTACGCGACCAAGGCCCTGGAGCGCGAGTTCCCGGACTCCCAGCCCAATCTGCTGCTCCTGGTCGACTCCGGAGCCGCCTCGGTCGACGCCCCGGCCGTCGCCGCCGAGGCGAACCGGCTGGCCGCGCGCCTGGCCGACGAGAAGGGCGTCGTGGGCGTCGGCTCCTACTGGCAGTCGCGGTCGCCCGCCCTGCGCGCCGAGGACGGCCACGAGGCGCTGATAGCGGCCCGTATCACCGGCGACGAGAAGGCGATGGGCGAGACCCTCGACCGCATCGCGCCCACGCTCCGCGGCACGCACGGTCCGGTGGAGGTGAGGATCGGCGGCATCGTCGCCGTGCGGCACGAGATGCAGACGATCATCCAGGAGGACCTGACCCGCGCCGAGATGATCGCCCTGCCGATCACGCTGGTGCTGCTGGTGATGGTCTTCGGCAGCGCGATCGCCGCCCTGCTGCCCCTGGGCATCGGCATCGTCGCGATCCTCGGCACCAACGCGGTCCTGCGCGGCCTCACGGAGTTCACCGACGTCTCCGTCTTCGCGATGAACCTCACCACGGCCCTGGGCCTCGGCCTCGCCGTCGACTACGCGCTGTTCATCGTCCGCCGCTTCCGCGAGGAACTCGCCACGGGCGCCGAGCCGCCGGCCGCCATCGCCGCCACCCTGCGCACGGCCGGCCGCACCGTGCTGTTCTCCGCGCTCACGGTCGCCGTGTCCCTGGCGGCGATGCTCGTCTTCCCGCAGTACTTCCTGCGGTCCTTCGCCTACGCCGGCATGGCGGTCGTCCTGCTGGCCGCCGCGGCCGCCCTGATCCTGCTCCCGGCGGCGCTCGTCCTGCTCGGCGACCGGGTCAACTCCCTGGACCTGCGCAAGGCGTTCCGCCGGGGCGGCCGATCCGCCGACGGCAGGCCCTCCGGGCAGGAGGGCGGCAAGGGGTGGACGCGCACGGCGAGCCTCGTCATGCGCCGGGCCCCCTTCTTCGCCCTCGGGACCACCGCCGTCCTCGTCCTCCTCGGGCTGCCCTTCCTGGGCGTGAGGTTCGGCACGGCCGACGACCGCCAACTGCCCTCCTCCGCCGAGTCCCACGTCGTCCAGCAGCACATCAGGGACGGCTTCCCGGGCAGCCCCGGCGGCGGTCTGGAGGTCCTCGCCGAGGGCAGGGCGACCCAGGCCCAGTACACGGCCTACAAGGAGCGCATCGCCGCCCTGCCCGAAGTGGCCCGGGTGGACGGCCCGTTGGTGAACGGCGACTCGGCGTACTTCACGGTGCAGCCCAAGGGCGAGTCCGTCGACGACGCGGCCCAGAGGCTGGTCGGCGACCTGCGCGCCGCCCAGGCCCCCTTCGACACCAAGGTGACCGGCACGGCCGCCGTCCTGGTCGACTCCAAGCACGCGATCGGCTCCCAACTGCCCTGGGCGGCGGCCTTCATCGCGATCGTCACCCTGCTCCTGGTCTTCCTGCTCACCGGCAGCGTCGTGATCCCGCTCCAGGCCGTGCTGCTCAACGCGCTCAGCCTGACGGCGATGTTCGGCGCGGTGGTCTGGGTCTTCCAGGACGGCCACCTCTCCGGCCTGCTCGGCTTCACCAGCCCCGGCTCCATAGAGACCACGCTCCCCGTCCTGATGTTCTGCGTGGCCTTCGGCCTCTCCATGGACTACGGCGTGTTCCTGCTCTCCCGCATCAAGGAGGAGTACGACCGCACCGGCGACCATGAGCGGGCGGTCCGTCTCGGCCTGCAGCGCACGGGCGGTCTGATCACGGCGGCGGCCGTCATCCTGGCCGTGGTGATGGTCGCGATAGGCACCTCGCGCGTCACCAACACCAAGATGCTCGGCCTCGGCATCGCCCTGGCGGTCCTGATGGACGCGATGGTGGTCCGCAGCCTTCTGGTCCCGGCCGTCATGCGCCTGACGGGCGAGGCCACCTGGTGGGCGCCGGCGCCGTTGCGCAGGTTCCACCAGCGGTTCGGGCTGAGCGAGGGGGAGTCGACGCCGGTTCCCCGGGAGGAACGGGACCGGGACCGCGAGGACCGGGACCAGGGGGACCGGGACACGGTGGGTGCGTCCAGCTAG
- a CDS encoding TetR/AcrR family transcriptional regulator, with protein sequence MPENQEKEQPRRRQARGERRIAQLLEAAASVFCTTGYTAASTNAIAREAGVSPGTLYQFFPNKEAIAIELGDRLMHEMRDAYGEALAPIDPATPLEEAVGGAVDRFIAFNCDHPVFFALMHGPDIPGRIAEDHDALHATLLSRIEGLLSSLLPDAPPADLARTAQMCLGLYKAGLELVLGHEGAERDAYVQELKHVLIRYLEPLVGARLGTGLARTP encoded by the coding sequence GTGCCCGAGAACCAGGAGAAGGAGCAGCCGCGCCGGCGTCAGGCGCGCGGCGAGCGGCGCATCGCCCAGCTCCTCGAGGCCGCCGCGTCCGTCTTCTGCACCACCGGCTACACGGCCGCCAGCACCAACGCCATCGCCCGCGAGGCGGGCGTCTCGCCTGGCACGCTCTACCAGTTCTTCCCGAACAAGGAAGCCATCGCCATCGAGCTGGGCGACCGGCTCATGCACGAGATGCGCGACGCCTACGGCGAGGCGCTCGCCCCGATCGACCCCGCGACCCCGCTGGAGGAGGCCGTCGGCGGGGCCGTCGACCGGTTCATCGCGTTCAACTGCGACCATCCGGTGTTCTTCGCGCTGATGCACGGCCCCGACATCCCGGGCCGCATCGCCGAGGACCACGACGCGCTGCACGCCACGCTGCTCTCCCGTATCGAGGGCCTGCTCTCCTCCCTCCTGCCCGACGCACCCCCCGCCGACCTCGCCCGCACCGCCCAGATGTGCCTGGGCCTGTACAAGGCGGGCCTGGAGCTGGTCCTGGGCCACGAGGGCGCCGAGCGCGACGCGTACGTCCAGGAGCTGAAGCACGTCCTGATCCGCTACCTGGAACCGCTCGTCGGCGCCCGCCTCGGAACCGGCCTCGCCAGGACGCCGTAG